A single Curtobacterium sp. MCSS17_015 DNA region contains:
- a CDS encoding molybdopterin cofactor-binding domain-containing protein gives MRLEVDGTALEVDPQPGQVLRTLLRQHGVTSVKKGCDAGDCGACSVLVDGVPVHSCITPAHRMDGRTVTTAAGLGTPEHPHPVQRAFAEAPGFQCGFCTAGFVVTASTLTDDDHADRHRKLKGNLCRCTGYRAIEDALDGVVNTACATAGAAVGTSVAAPAAMRIVTGQEEYTLDVPGLPAVRATEALLHLAVLGSPHPHARVTAIDTTAAEALPGVHAVLTYRDDPGVLFSTGRHESRLDDPDDTRVLDRVLRFRGQRVAAVVADSVRIAEQACALVRVDYEVLASVHDPDAARRPGAPLLHGDKTTADHRIAEPARNVVASLHGETADVEAALAAAAATVDGTWHTGRVSHAALETHATRGWVDPDGRLVLRTATQVPFLVRDEIARVFTLDPARVRVVAKRVGGGFGGKQELLTEDLVTLAVLRTGRTVQYEFSRRDEFTIAPTRHPMRVRVRLGAAADGTLTAMHVDQTMDTGAYGNHGIGVMFHSVSESVAVYRCPAKRVDAESVYTNNLPSGAFRGYGLGQVVFAIESAMDELARELGIGPFELRRRNVVVPGDPLVVTDPHEQSDLRWEGSYGLDQCLDLVEQALAGPLPDVPRMDGPVLDRSPDWAYGTGMALAAIATMPPRGHHAHTSVELLPGGRYRIGVGTAEFGNGTTTVHTQLVATALGTTPDRVDVHQSDTDAAQHDTGAFGSAGVVVAGRALYAAAQALRDDLTARALALVAARTPRTASGVLGPAVAVGPEGVRVGDELVGHVELLAEGPLIAHASHDGTPRSLAFTVHGARVAVHRPTGEVRVLQSVQAVEAGTVLNPEQLRGQVEGGAAQAIGSTLYEEVVLDDTGRVITDAFRSYRVPKISDVPRTQVLFADTHDPLGPLGAKSMSEAPYNPVAPAIANALRDAIRVRPYRLPMTRDRVWALLADATDAGGA, from the coding sequence ATGAGGCTCGAGGTCGACGGCACCGCGCTCGAGGTCGATCCGCAGCCCGGCCAGGTCCTCCGGACGCTCCTCCGGCAGCACGGCGTGACGTCGGTGAAGAAGGGGTGCGACGCCGGCGACTGCGGTGCCTGCTCGGTGCTCGTCGACGGGGTGCCCGTGCACTCCTGCATCACGCCCGCGCACCGGATGGACGGGCGCACGGTCACCACCGCCGCGGGCCTCGGCACTCCGGAGCACCCGCACCCGGTGCAGCGCGCGTTCGCCGAGGCGCCGGGGTTCCAGTGCGGGTTCTGCACCGCGGGGTTCGTCGTCACCGCGTCCACGCTCACCGACGACGACCACGCGGACCGGCACCGGAAGCTCAAGGGCAACCTCTGCCGCTGCACCGGGTACCGGGCGATCGAGGACGCGCTGGACGGTGTCGTGAACACCGCGTGCGCGACCGCCGGCGCAGCGGTCGGCACGTCCGTCGCCGCTCCGGCCGCGATGCGCATCGTCACCGGGCAGGAGGAGTACACGCTCGACGTCCCCGGCCTCCCCGCGGTCCGGGCCACCGAGGCCCTGCTGCACCTCGCCGTCCTCGGCAGTCCCCACCCGCACGCCCGCGTCACGGCGATCGACACAACCGCGGCCGAGGCGCTCCCCGGCGTGCACGCCGTGCTGACGTACCGGGACGACCCCGGCGTGCTGTTCTCCACCGGCCGGCACGAGTCCCGACTCGACGACCCGGACGACACCCGCGTGCTCGACCGCGTGCTGCGGTTCCGCGGTCAACGCGTGGCCGCGGTGGTCGCCGACAGCGTGCGGATCGCCGAACAGGCGTGCGCCCTGGTCCGCGTCGACTACGAGGTCCTCGCCAGTGTGCACGACCCGGACGCGGCACGACGCCCGGGCGCACCGCTCCTGCACGGCGACAAGACGACGGCCGACCACCGGATCGCCGAGCCCGCACGGAACGTCGTGGCGAGCCTCCACGGCGAGACAGCTGACGTCGAAGCGGCCCTCGCGGCCGCCGCCGCGACCGTCGACGGCACCTGGCACACCGGCCGGGTGTCCCACGCGGCGCTCGAGACGCACGCCACCCGCGGGTGGGTCGACCCGGACGGGAGGCTCGTGCTCCGGACCGCCACGCAGGTCCCGTTCCTGGTCCGGGACGAGATCGCCCGCGTCTTCACACTCGACCCGGCCCGGGTGCGCGTGGTCGCGAAGCGGGTCGGCGGCGGGTTCGGCGGCAAGCAGGAGCTGCTCACCGAGGACCTCGTCACGCTCGCGGTGCTCCGGACGGGCCGCACCGTGCAGTACGAGTTCAGCCGACGTGACGAGTTCACGATCGCGCCGACGCGGCACCCGATGCGTGTCCGGGTCCGACTCGGTGCCGCAGCGGACGGCACGCTCACGGCGATGCACGTCGACCAGACGATGGACACCGGGGCGTACGGCAACCACGGCATCGGCGTCATGTTCCACTCGGTCAGCGAGTCCGTCGCGGTGTACCGGTGCCCGGCCAAGCGGGTCGACGCGGAGTCGGTGTACACGAACAACCTGCCGTCGGGGGCGTTCCGCGGCTACGGGCTCGGGCAGGTGGTGTTCGCGATCGAGTCCGCGATGGACGAGTTGGCGCGGGAGCTCGGCATCGGCCCGTTCGAGCTCCGCCGGCGGAACGTCGTCGTGCCCGGCGACCCGCTCGTCGTCACGGACCCGCACGAGCAGAGCGACCTGCGGTGGGAGGGCAGCTACGGACTCGACCAGTGTCTCGACCTCGTGGAGCAGGCCCTCGCCGGTCCGCTGCCCGACGTCCCGCGGATGGACGGCCCGGTGCTCGACCGTTCCCCGGACTGGGCGTACGGCACCGGCATGGCCCTCGCCGCCATCGCGACCATGCCGCCGCGAGGGCACCACGCCCACACGTCGGTCGAACTGCTGCCCGGCGGCCGCTACCGGATCGGCGTCGGCACGGCCGAGTTCGGCAACGGAACGACGACCGTGCACACACAGCTCGTCGCCACCGCGCTCGGCACCACCCCGGACCGCGTCGACGTGCACCAGTCCGACACCGATGCCGCTCAGCACGACACCGGGGCTTTCGGGTCGGCCGGGGTCGTGGTCGCCGGCCGAGCCCTGTACGCCGCCGCACAGGCGCTCCGGGACGACCTGACCGCGCGGGCCCTCGCGCTGGTCGCGGCCCGCACCCCGCGCACTGCCTCGGGCGTGCTCGGTCCGGCGGTCGCCGTGGGACCCGAGGGGGTCCGCGTCGGCGACGAACTCGTCGGACATGTCGAGCTCCTTGCCGAGGGTCCGCTCATCGCCCACGCCAGCCACGACGGCACCCCGCGCTCGCTCGCCTTCACCGTGCACGGGGCCCGGGTCGCCGTGCACCGGCCGACCGGCGAGGTCCGCGTCCTGCAGAGCGTGCAGGCCGTCGAGGCCGGCACCGTCCTCAACCCGGAGCAGCTCCGGGGCCAGGTCGAGGGCGGTGCTGCACAGGCGATCGGTTCGACCCTCTACGAGGAGGTCGTGCTCGACGACACCGGCCGGGTCATCACCGACGCCTTCCGGTCCTACCGGGTGCCGAAGATCTCCGACGTGCCCCGGACGCAGGTGCTGTTCGCCGACACGCACGACCCGCTCGGCCCCCTCGGGGCGAAGTCCATGAGCGAGGCACCGTACAACCCGGTCGCCCCGGCGATCGCGAACGCCCTGCGTGACGCGATCCGGGTCCGGCCGTACCGCCTGCCGATGACCCGCGACCGGGTGTGGGCGCTGCTGGCGGATGCGACCGACGCCGGAGGTGCGTGA
- a CDS encoding XdhC/CoxI family protein, whose protein sequence is MFELAPRLLAALDAGDPVVVATAVDVQGSSPSGTGTSMAVLPGGEVVGTISGGCVEGSLYLTAEEVLTTGVPVLERFGFEDLSDPAADWAPGLRCGGRVEVLVHRVQPTDAVVLDALRAAAVGTPTSLTVSLEPASLGEVVPPSDRCRTRAFTEYAGGRARCIVVGAVEFAVAVTNTAAMLGYAVTVVDPRPVFLTDRRFPAAQERIVGWPPRVLAHTAIGPDTVVVLLSHDDRFDAAVLDLALRRGAGYVGAMGSRATHERRLAVLRELRTPDTGRLRSPIGLDIGAETPAEMALAIMAEVVAVRRGAPGGPLVDATGPVHRRPLRTR, encoded by the coding sequence ATGTTCGAACTGGCACCGCGCCTCCTGGCCGCCCTCGACGCCGGCGACCCGGTCGTCGTCGCGACCGCCGTCGACGTGCAGGGCAGCTCGCCGAGCGGGACCGGCACCTCGATGGCGGTGCTGCCCGGCGGCGAGGTCGTCGGGACCATCTCCGGCGGATGCGTCGAGGGGTCGCTCTACCTGACCGCCGAGGAGGTCCTGACGACCGGCGTCCCCGTACTCGAGCGCTTCGGGTTCGAGGACCTGTCCGACCCGGCGGCCGACTGGGCGCCAGGGCTGCGGTGCGGGGGTCGGGTCGAGGTCCTCGTCCACCGTGTCCAGCCGACCGACGCCGTCGTGCTCGACGCGCTCCGAGCCGCCGCTGTCGGGACGCCGACGTCGCTCACGGTGTCCCTCGAGCCCGCGTCGCTCGGCGAGGTCGTGCCCCCGTCGGACAGGTGCCGGACCCGAGCCTTCACCGAGTACGCCGGCGGCCGTGCCCGCTGCATCGTCGTCGGCGCCGTCGAGTTCGCCGTCGCGGTGACGAACACCGCGGCGATGCTCGGGTACGCGGTCACCGTCGTCGACCCGCGTCCGGTGTTCCTCACCGACCGACGGTTCCCGGCGGCGCAGGAGCGAATCGTCGGGTGGCCGCCGCGGGTGCTCGCCCACACCGCGATCGGACCGGACACCGTCGTGGTGCTGCTGTCCCACGACGACCGGTTCGACGCCGCGGTGCTCGACCTCGCGCTCCGCCGCGGTGCCGGGTACGTCGGGGCGATGGGGTCCCGGGCGACGCACGAGCGGCGGCTGGCGGTGCTGCGCGAGCTCAGGACTCCGGACACCGGGCGGCTGCGTTCGCCGATCGGGCTCGACATCGGGGCGGAGACGCCAGCTGAGATGGCGCTCGCGATCATGGCCGAGGTCGTGGCGGTGCGCCGGGGTGCGCCGGGCGGTCCGCTCGTCGATGCGACTGGGCCGGTGCACCGGCGACCTCTGAGGACGCGTTGA
- a CDS encoding NUDIX hydrolase — protein MHDERATVVSSTPDAPWLPIGSTAETLLGGSVPRPMGLVRLLVQVDGRLFCTRRDGSGKLDLPTAYVGTDDPDGSVAIAALMRRVTGGGQVPRYLGAVRNTVPRPSPGYDWPTPVAYFGVWTTDADPVVPGEWLHSGPPSVLAERHWFPLLSMGDQ, from the coding sequence ATGCACGACGAGCGAGCAACAGTCGTCTCCTCGACGCCGGACGCGCCATGGCTGCCGATCGGGAGCACTGCTGAGACCCTGCTCGGCGGTTCGGTCCCGCGGCCGATGGGTCTCGTGCGACTCCTCGTTCAAGTGGACGGCCGGCTGTTCTGCACACGCCGGGACGGCTCGGGCAAACTCGACCTGCCGACGGCGTACGTCGGGACCGACGATCCCGACGGCTCAGTAGCCATCGCAGCGCTGATGCGGCGGGTCACCGGCGGAGGCCAGGTGCCCCGGTACCTCGGGGCGGTTCGCAACACCGTTCCGCGGCCGTCACCGGGCTACGACTGGCCTACACCGGTCGCGTACTTCGGCGTCTGGACGACTGACGCCGATCCGGTCGTGCCCGGCGAGTGGCTGCACAGTGGTCCTCCGTCCGTCCTCGCCGAGCGCCACTGGTTCCCTCTCCTGTCGATGGGCGACCAGTAG
- a CDS encoding manganese efflux pump MntP family protein, protein MSFWALLLIAIGVSADAFAVALGKGLHMKRFSARQAVVIALVFGAFQALMPLLGWLLGTTFASAIADVDHWVAFGLLALVGGKMLWEAFHGHEDTDEDTDRLRVRELLVLAVATSIDALAVGITLAFLPVSIGWAVLLIGVTTAVLSYIGVVVGRRVGARFGKPAEIAGGVVLILIGVQIVLEHTGVLG, encoded by the coding sequence ATGTCGTTCTGGGCCCTGCTCCTGATCGCGATCGGCGTCTCCGCCGACGCCTTCGCCGTCGCGCTCGGCAAGGGCCTGCACATGAAGCGGTTCTCCGCGCGCCAGGCCGTCGTCATCGCACTCGTGTTCGGTGCCTTCCAAGCGCTCATGCCGTTGCTCGGGTGGCTGCTCGGCACCACCTTCGCCAGCGCCATCGCGGACGTCGATCACTGGGTCGCCTTCGGTCTGCTCGCGCTCGTCGGCGGGAAGATGCTGTGGGAGGCGTTCCACGGTCATGAGGACACCGACGAGGACACGGACCGGCTGCGCGTCCGGGAGCTGCTCGTCCTCGCGGTCGCCACGAGCATCGACGCGTTGGCGGTCGGCATCACGCTGGCGTTCCTGCCGGTGTCGATCGGCTGGGCGGTGCTGCTCATCGGCGTGACGACCGCCGTGCTGAGCTACATCGGGGTGGTGGTCGGCCGCCGGGTCGGGGCGCGCTTCGGCAAGCCGGCCGAGATCGCCGGCGGTGTGGTGCTCATCCTCATCGGCGTGCAGATCGTGCTCGAGCACACGGGCGTCCTGGGCTGA
- a CDS encoding putative immunity protein, with protein MASAQTLDLGDRRLLAAWAADCAERVLPLFGAVAPEDTRPRDGIARTRAFSRGEVDAADMIRRRFETGRAAAPVRDPAARAAAFAAGQASGVAHMGAHALGAAAYAVRAAGHSRPGADDDEVAWQLAHLEPPARDALRRLPLLGTDTSGPLGSGLLATGTLAVTIRAIQSSVAVPH; from the coding sequence ATGGCCTCAGCGCAGACGCTCGACCTCGGCGACCGTCGACTCCTCGCCGCCTGGGCGGCGGACTGCGCCGAGCGGGTGCTCCCCCTGTTCGGAGCCGTGGCGCCGGAGGACACCCGCCCACGAGACGGGATCGCGCGGACGCGGGCGTTCAGTCGCGGGGAGGTCGACGCGGCCGACATGATCCGCCGCCGGTTCGAGACGGGCCGCGCGGCTGCGCCCGTCCGGGATCCGGCAGCGAGGGCGGCAGCCTTCGCCGCGGGACAGGCGTCCGGCGTCGCGCACATGGGAGCGCATGCGCTGGGGGCAGCGGCGTACGCCGTCCGCGCCGCCGGCCACAGCCGCCCGGGAGCGGACGACGACGAGGTCGCGTGGCAGCTCGCGCACCTGGAGCCGCCGGCCCGCGACGCCCTCCGACGGCTCCCCCTGCTCGGCACCGACACGTCCGGCCCACTCGGCTCGGGGCTCCTGGCGACCGGCACCCTCGCCGTCACCATCCGGGCGATCCAGTCGTCGGTCGCCGTGCCGCACTGA
- a CDS encoding amidohydrolase family protein yields MLTVTGAHRVLVDPRTERDGDVVVDDGSAVATTLDASGCVVTAGLVNAHHHLLQTAFRTLPGTRGVPMADWLPTMAGAYGRVGHDPELYGLAAAVGAAEGLLSGVTTVADHHLNWPTDATAADTVALAVATVDAVRGLGGRLVFVRGSARDDPDRAAASADAIVTGLLHEDAVGGVDPDGRLQIAVGPAGVHSDGEATFRALGEVAAQHGLRRRTQANEQVDTVIALERYGRRPLDLLEAWGWLAPDVTIAHLCDVTDDETARLAAAGVTATHAPGCDVPMGWGIAPVARLLAAGVPVGLGTSGGGSNDAGHLLADARLAMQVSALVGPQLPARQVLGMVTEGSAVGLGRPELGHLGAGSAGDLCVWDVSGVADAGVADPVAGLLWASPGRRPRHVVVGGRVVVRDGRLVSADEGELAARLRERLARTPA; encoded by the coding sequence ATGCTCACCGTCACCGGCGCACACCGTGTCCTCGTCGACCCGCGTACCGAGCGTGACGGCGACGTCGTGGTCGACGACGGCAGTGCGGTCGCGACGACCCTCGACGCCTCGGGATGTGTCGTCACCGCCGGCCTCGTCAACGCGCACCACCACCTGCTGCAGACCGCGTTCCGGACCCTCCCCGGGACCCGTGGTGTGCCGATGGCGGACTGGCTGCCCACGATGGCCGGTGCGTACGGCCGGGTGGGCCACGACCCGGAGCTCTACGGACTGGCCGCGGCCGTCGGGGCCGCGGAGGGCCTCCTGTCCGGGGTCACCACCGTCGCCGACCACCACCTGAACTGGCCGACGGACGCGACGGCGGCGGACACGGTCGCGCTCGCCGTGGCCACGGTGGACGCCGTCCGCGGGCTCGGCGGGCGGCTGGTGTTCGTCCGGGGGAGCGCCCGGGACGACCCCGACCGTGCGGCCGCGTCGGCGGACGCGATCGTCACCGGACTGCTCCACGAGGACGCGGTCGGTGGCGTGGACCCCGACGGACGACTGCAGATCGCGGTCGGTCCGGCGGGCGTGCACTCCGACGGCGAGGCGACGTTCCGTGCGCTCGGCGAGGTCGCTGCTCAGCACGGTCTCCGTCGTCGCACCCAGGCCAACGAGCAGGTCGACACCGTCATCGCCCTCGAGCGGTACGGGCGACGACCGCTCGACCTGCTCGAGGCGTGGGGCTGGCTCGCGCCCGACGTGACGATCGCCCACCTGTGCGACGTCACCGACGACGAGACCGCCCGCCTCGCGGCCGCCGGGGTCACGGCCACACACGCGCCGGGATGCGACGTGCCGATGGGGTGGGGGATCGCGCCGGTCGCTCGGCTCCTCGCCGCGGGCGTCCCGGTCGGCCTGGGCACCAGCGGTGGCGGCAGCAACGACGCCGGGCACCTGCTCGCGGACGCCCGCCTGGCGATGCAGGTCTCCGCGCTCGTCGGTCCGCAGCTGCCCGCGCGTCAGGTGCTCGGCATGGTGACCGAGGGCTCGGCCGTCGGTCTCGGACGGCCGGAGCTCGGGCACCTCGGCGCCGGATCGGCCGGGGACCTCTGCGTCTGGGACGTCTCCGGGGTCGCGGACGCCGGGGTCGCCGACCCGGTCGCGGGCCTCCTCTGGGCGTCCCCGGGGCGACGGCCCCGGCACGTCGTGGTCGGTGGCCGCGTGGTGGTCCGGGACGGGAGGCTCGTCTCGGCGGACGAGGGCGAGCTGGCGGCCCGCCTCCGGGAGCGCTTGGCGCGGACACCCGCCTGA
- a CDS encoding amidohydrolase family protein — MTQTLIRGGWVLTAAPETSETPSAIRDGAVLLDGDRVAAVGTYAELSAAHPETAVRGGANDIVTPGFVNTHGHFSEGLITGIGSQYTLWEWLNALISHVNPVMTRDKAYAGTMLQGIQMLRSGVTTANDMFCSDPIPGEPATPGVVQALEELGLRGVVSFGSGDVDRGFGPAPILEEFDALREAADASRYSTFRVGMSSIGRYSDGAWQEHIDYAVDGGHGIHVHVHEVREEVTAARQRTGKTVVGHAEATGMFRVPVIAAHSVWMDREDRETYAANGVGVAHNPVANGILASGIAPVAELRALGIPVGIGVDGPASNDSQDFLQAMKTAALLARIRDLQATAMSAREAFEMGTIGGARALRMDDEIGSLEPGKRADLVVFDGESPTLANVHDPFQAVVFVAGSREVKDVWVDGELSLADFEVTRVDVREAVARARPLARQLVEQAGLERLSALTGAPLDHTERP, encoded by the coding sequence ATGACCCAGACCCTGATCCGTGGCGGGTGGGTGCTGACCGCCGCCCCCGAGACCTCCGAGACCCCGTCCGCGATCCGGGACGGCGCGGTGCTCCTCGACGGGGACCGGGTCGCCGCGGTCGGCACCTACGCCGAACTGTCGGCCGCGCACCCGGAAACGGCCGTCCGCGGCGGGGCGAACGACATCGTCACGCCCGGCTTCGTGAACACGCACGGGCACTTCAGCGAGGGACTCATCACGGGCATCGGCTCGCAGTACACGCTGTGGGAGTGGCTGAACGCGCTCATCTCGCACGTGAACCCGGTGATGACGCGGGACAAGGCGTACGCGGGCACCATGCTGCAGGGCATCCAGATGCTCCGGAGCGGGGTCACGACAGCGAACGACATGTTCTGCTCGGACCCGATCCCCGGCGAGCCGGCGACACCCGGGGTCGTGCAGGCGCTCGAGGAGCTGGGACTGCGCGGGGTCGTGTCGTTCGGCAGCGGGGACGTCGACCGGGGCTTCGGTCCGGCACCGATCCTCGAGGAGTTCGACGCCCTGCGGGAGGCCGCCGACGCCAGCCGGTACAGCACCTTCCGGGTGGGGATGTCGTCGATCGGCCGGTACTCGGACGGGGCCTGGCAGGAGCACATCGACTACGCGGTCGACGGCGGCCACGGCATCCACGTGCACGTGCACGAGGTCCGGGAGGAGGTCACCGCCGCCCGTCAGCGCACCGGCAAGACGGTCGTCGGGCACGCCGAGGCGACGGGCATGTTCCGCGTCCCGGTCATCGCTGCGCACAGCGTCTGGATGGACCGGGAGGACCGTGAGACGTACGCGGCGAACGGCGTCGGCGTCGCGCACAACCCGGTCGCGAACGGCATCCTGGCGAGCGGCATCGCCCCGGTCGCCGAGCTGCGCGCCCTCGGCATCCCGGTCGGGATCGGTGTCGACGGTCCGGCGTCGAACGACTCGCAGGACTTCCTGCAGGCGATGAAGACCGCGGCACTGCTCGCCCGGATCCGCGACCTGCAGGCAACCGCGATGAGCGCGCGCGAGGCGTTCGAGATGGGCACCATCGGCGGTGCCCGGGCCCTGCGGATGGACGACGAGATCGGTTCGCTCGAGCCCGGCAAGCGTGCCGACCTCGTCGTGTTCGACGGCGAGAGCCCGACCCTCGCGAACGTGCACGACCCGTTCCAGGCGGTCGTGTTCGTCGCGGGCAGCCGTGAGGTGAAGGACGTCTGGGTCGACGGCGAGCTGAGCCTGGCCGACTTCGAGGTCACCCGCGTCGACGTCCGGGAGGCGGTGGCGCGCGCCCGTCCGTTGGCCCGCCAGCTCGTCGAGCAGGCCGGCCTGGAGCGCCTGTCGGCGCTCACCGGCGCCCCGCTCGACCACACCGAGCGCCCCTGA